From a single Larimichthys crocea isolate SSNF chromosome XIII, L_crocea_2.0, whole genome shotgun sequence genomic region:
- the psmb13a gene encoding proteasome subunit beta type-7, giving the protein MALSNVLEPPVSGFNFDNAARNAALEGLFDGGQAPKPLKTGTTIAGVVFKDGVVLGADTRATSSEVVADKMCAKIHYIAPNIYCCGAGTAADTEKTTELLSSNLTIFSLNSGRNPRVVMAVNILQDMLYRYHGQIGANLILGGVDCTGNHLYTVGPYGSVNQVPYLAMGSGDLAALGILEDGFKPDLELEKAKELVRNAIHAGIMSDLGSGNNIDICVITKQGVDYIRPYQESEYKDNRKMKYRYRPGTTPVLTEKVVPLKLEVVQETVQQMDTA; this is encoded by the exons ATGGCGCTATCAAATGTCCTCGAACCTCCTGTCTCTGGGTTTAATTTCGACAACGCAGCGAG GAATGCTGCATTAGAGGGTCTGTTTGATGGAGGACAGGCACCTAAACCTCTGAAAACAGGCACCACGATCGCAGGAGTGGTGTTCAAG gATGGGGTGGTGCTCGGAGCAGACACGAGAGCTACCTCCAGTGAAGTGGTGGCCGACAAGATGTGTGCAAAGATCCATTACATTGCTCCAAATATATA cTGTTGTGGAGCAGGTacagcagcagatacagagaAGACCACAGAGCTCCTCTCTTCCAACCTCACCATCTTCTCTCTGAACAGCGGGAGGAACCCTCGCGTCGTCATGGCTGTCAACATACTACAGGACATGCTGTACAG GTATCACGGTCAAATTGGTGCTAATCTTATACTGGGAGGAGTAGATTGCACTGGGAATCACCTGTACACAGTGGGACCATATGGAAGTGTAAATCAGGTGCCTTACCTTGCAATGg GATCTGGTGATCTGGCTGCTCTTGGGATCCTAGAGGACGGGTTCAAACCCGATCTAGAG TTGGAAAAGGCAAAGGAGCTCGTGCGCAATGCCATCCACGCAGGCATCATGAGTGACCTCGGCTCAGGCAACAACATCGACATCTGTGTCATCACCAAACAAGGAGTGGACTACATCAGGCCGTACCAGGAGTCAGAGTACAAAGACAACAG gaaaatgaaatacagataTCGACCAGGTACAACACCAGTTCTGACAGAGAAAGTCGTCCCCTTAAAGCTGGAGGTTGTACAGGAGACTGTGCAGCAGATGGATACAGCCTGA
- the psmb12 gene encoding proteasome 20S subunit beta 12 encodes MEKRCTDSQVKGVSTGTTILAATFDGGVVIGSDSRASIGGEYVSSKTINKVIQVHDRIFCCMAGSLADAQAVIKTAKFHLSFHSVQMETPPLVISAASVLKELCYKNKDELQAGFITAGWDRKKGPQVYVVSLGGMLISQPVTIGGSGSTYIYGYVDAKYKPNMSREECLQFANNALALAMGRDNVSGGVAHLVVITETGVEHVVVPGDKLPKFHDE; translated from the exons ATGGAGAAACGCTGCACGGACTCACAAGTCAAAGGAGTCAGCACAGGG ACCACCATCCTGGCTGCCACTTTTGATGGAGGGGTCGTGATTGGGTCAGATTCCAGGGCTTCCATTGGAGG agAATATGTATCATCTAAGACCATCAACAAGGTCATTCAGGTTCATGACCGGATCTTCTGCTGCATGGCTGGATCACTCGCAGATGCTCAGGCCGTCATCAAGACTGCAAAGTTCCATCTGTCCTTCCACAG TGTCCAGATGGAGACCCCTCCTCTGGTGATTTCAGCAGCATCAGTGCTGAAAGAACTgtgttacaaaaacaaagatgaactaCAGGCTGGCTTCATCACAGCAGGCTGGGACAGGAAGAAAGGACCACAG GTGTACGTTGTGTCTCTAGGCGGGATGTTAATCAGTCAGCCTGTTACCATCGGTGGCTCTGGCAGCACGTATATCTACGGCTATGTTGACGCCAAATACAAACCCAACATGAGCAGAGAGGAATGCCTACAGTTTGCCAATAAtg CTCTTGCTCTGGCCATGGGCAGAGACAACGTCAGCGGGGGAGTGGCTCACCTGGTGGTGATCACGGAGACAGGGGTGGAGCATGTGGTTGTACCTGGTGACAAGCTCCCTAAGTTCCACGATGAGTGA
- the psmb9a gene encoding proteasome subunit beta type-9 produces the protein MLEETGPEWLSEEVKTGTTIIAIEYNGGVVLGSDSRVSAGASVVNRVMNKLSPLHDKIYCALSGSAADAQTIAEMVNYHLDVHSIEIGEDPQVRSAATLVRNISYKYKEELSAHLIVAGWDRRNKGQVFATLNGLLTRQPFAVGGSGSSYVYGFVDAEYRKGMSKEECQQFVVSTLSLAMNRDGSSGGVAYLVTIDEHSAEEKVILGNDLPTFFDQ, from the exons ATGCTGGAAGAAACAGGGCCAGAGTGGTTATCAGAGGAGGTGAAAACAGGA ACTACCATCATCGCCATCGAGTATAATGGAGGGGTCGTGTTGGGGTCTGATTCCCGGGTGTCTGCAGG GGCATCAGTGGTGAACAGGGTGATGAACAAGCTGTCCCCACTCCATGACAAGATCTACTGTGCTCTGTCCGGCTCTGCAGCAGATGCTCAGACCATCGCTGAGATGGTCAACTACCACCTCGATGTTCACAG CATTGAGATAGGTGAGGACCCCCAGGTTCGCTCAGCTGCCACTCTGGTGAGAAACATCTCATACAAGTACAAGGAGGAGCTGTCAGCACATCTCATCGTGGCCGGATGGGACAGAAGAAATAAAGGACAG GTGTTTGCAACCCTGAATGGTCTCCTGACAAGACAGCCCTTTGCAGTCGGTGGCTCTGGCAGCTCATATGTTTATGGCTTTGTTGATGCAGAGTATCGCAAGGGAATGAGCAAGGAGGAGTGCCAGCAGTTTGTTGTCAGCA CTCTCTCTTTGGCAATGAACCGTGACGGCTCCAGTGGTGGTGTGGCCTATCTTGTCACCATTGATGAACACAGCGCAGAGGAGAAAGTCATTCTAGGAAATGACTTACCCACCTTCTTTGATCAGTGA